The following are from one region of the Papaver somniferum cultivar HN1 unplaced genomic scaffold, ASM357369v1 unplaced-scaffold_132, whole genome shotgun sequence genome:
- the LOC113332935 gene encoding uncharacterized protein LOC113332935, whose amino-acid sequence MALRISLISPKFNRKPSNIQTELSLLPPPNPMNRRSTFQVSCSKKKISDAEIAIDLATEIARIKIPAIQRKEAMNKSKELLFGEFCQYLSQKPEEVEQKWRDMDETEKMGLVKGFVSEWSLSFHPLSSRSVKDMLEEHLKKQVENPSVSLSSSPSLMFPSLKKILGMTQNGM is encoded by the coding sequence atgGCGTTAAGGATTTCACTAATTTCCCCCAAATTCAATAGAAAACCCTCAAATATCCAAACCGAACTATCCCTCTTACCACCACCAAACCCTATGAACAGAAGAAGCACATTCCAAGTTTCTTGCAGCAAGAAAAAAATCAGTGATGCAGAGATTGCAATCGATTTAGCAACAGAGATTGCAAGAATAAAGATCCCTGCAATACAGAGAAAAGAAGCCATGAATAAAAGCAAGGAGCTTTTATTTGGAGAGTTTTGTCAGTACCTAAGTCAGAAACCAGAAGAAGTGGAACAGAAATGGAGAGATATGGATGAAACAGAGAAGATGGGTTTAGTGAAAGGGTTTGTTTCTGAATGGAGTTTATCATTTCATCCTTTATCTTCAAGGTCTGTTAAAGACATGCTGGAAGAACACTTGAAAAAACAAGTAGAAAACCCTTCTGTTAGTTTatcatcttctccttctctaATGTTTCCTAGTTTGAAGAAAATTCTGGGCATGACCCAAAACGGTATGTAG